In Candidatus Obscuribacterales bacterium, a single genomic region encodes these proteins:
- the lepB gene encoding signal peptidase I, producing MKPVRRDRPNPPSQTQPNPWGEVLKVVGLSLFMSLGIRHFIAEARYIPTESMVPTLQVNDHLVVEKLSYRFHDPARGDVVVFMPREDLQAQNPDFRFAFIKRVIGLPGETVQVINGQVLINGQPLDEPYIAAEPTYVWGPAVVPDDAYLVLGDNRNNSLDSHFWGYVPRETIIGRAAVRFWPPDRLGSVNPNLLYPDDVNQQLVDEGR from the coding sequence ATGAAGCCCGTGCGTCGCGATCGCCCCAATCCCCCCTCCCAAACTCAACCCAATCCTTGGGGAGAAGTCTTGAAAGTGGTGGGGCTGAGTTTATTTATGTCGTTGGGTATCCGACACTTCATTGCGGAAGCTCGCTATATTCCTACGGAGTCCATGGTACCCACGCTACAAGTTAACGATCACTTGGTGGTCGAAAAACTCAGCTATCGCTTTCATGATCCAGCTCGGGGTGATGTGGTGGTCTTTATGCCTCGGGAAGATTTGCAGGCACAAAACCCAGATTTTCGCTTTGCCTTCATCAAGCGGGTGATTGGCTTACCCGGCGAGACCGTTCAGGTGATCAATGGTCAGGTGTTGATCAACGGACAACCCTTGGACGAACCCTACATCGCTGCAGAACCGACCTATGTTTGGGGCCCGGCCGTTGTGCCAGACGATGCCTACTTGGTCTTAGGGGATAATCGCAACAATAGTTTAGACAGCCACTTCTGGGGTTATGTCCCTCGGGAGACGATTATCGGGCGCGCAGCGGTACGGTTTTGGCCCCCCGATCGCCTCGGGTCTGTGAATCCAAATCTGCTCTACCCTGATGATGTAAATCAGCAGCTTGTGGACGAAGGCAGGTAG
- a CDS encoding KH domain-containing protein: MSDPSALPSPAESTLNYEALLRFLIEPFLEQPATLSVDCEYMPTSNRVWLRVAFEESDRGRVFGRGGRNIQAIRTVLRIAAQSAQQIAHLDVYGLPTEDAPRAAAPRSSRPTPPVRPRSRSAQDES, encoded by the coding sequence ATGTCTGACCCCTCCGCCTTGCCATCTCCTGCAGAATCTACGCTGAACTATGAGGCCTTGCTGCGGTTCTTAATCGAGCCGTTTCTAGAGCAGCCTGCCACGTTGAGCGTCGATTGTGAATATATGCCCACATCCAATCGGGTGTGGCTGCGGGTGGCCTTTGAGGAATCCGATCGCGGTCGGGTGTTTGGTCGGGGCGGGCGGAATATTCAAGCCATTCGGACGGTGTTGCGCATCGCGGCTCAGTCAGCCCAGCAGATAGCCCATCTCGATGTATATGGGCTACCTACTGAAGATGCGCCCCGTGCAGCAGCACCGCGATCGTCCCGCCCTACTCCCCCCGTGCGGCCACGATCGCGCAGTGCCCAAGATGAATCCTAG
- a CDS encoding dihydroorotase, with translation MTTVLLRAVRLLDPIRQTDGVVDVLVQDGIIEAIAPTLADVPPDTVICDRPGLIMGPGLVDLYSTSGEPGYETRETLDSLLHAAIAGGFTRLTLLPHMQPPMDNPAMVTWLRSRLQTCASTVRVEMWGALTQGLLGDRMAEVAELAEAEVVGFTDGQPIAHLNLLHRLLDYLTPYGKPLALWCCDRDLSYNGTAREGQDSIRLGLPGHPAMAETAAIAAVLECLTPESPPVHFMRISTARSVELIQQGKERGLPITASTTWMHLLWTTADLEHYDPNLRLDPPLGTPADRAALVQAIATGVLDAIAVDHTPHTYEDKTVAFNEAPPGAIGLELALPLLWEAFVVTGQWDALTLWSCLSTHPALCLQQEPPQIAVGQPAELTLFAPHADWTVTRQTLQSRSHNTPYLGRSLRGRVMPWAQLIASL, from the coding sequence ATGACTACTGTCCTGTTGCGAGCCGTGCGCCTTCTTGATCCCATTCGCCAAACGGATGGCGTAGTGGATGTACTGGTTCAAGACGGGATCATCGAAGCGATCGCACCCACCCTAGCCGATGTACCGCCGGATACCGTCATCTGCGATCGCCCTGGTTTGATCATGGGCCCAGGCTTGGTGGATCTCTACAGCACCAGCGGCGAGCCGGGGTATGAAACGCGGGAGACCTTGGATTCGTTACTCCATGCCGCTATAGCTGGAGGGTTTACCCGGCTGACGCTGCTACCTCACATGCAACCACCTATGGATAACCCGGCCATGGTCACCTGGCTGCGATCGCGGCTGCAAACCTGTGCTAGCACGGTGCGCGTTGAGATGTGGGGGGCCTTAACCCAAGGACTGCTGGGCGATCGCATGGCCGAGGTTGCCGAACTGGCCGAGGCGGAGGTGGTGGGCTTTACTGACGGCCAGCCCATCGCCCACCTTAACCTGCTGCATCGTTTACTGGACTACCTAACGCCCTATGGGAAACCCTTGGCGCTATGGTGCTGCGATCGCGACCTCAGCTACAACGGCACAGCCCGAGAAGGACAGGACTCGATTCGTCTGGGTCTTCCAGGGCATCCGGCCATGGCGGAAACGGCAGCGATCGCGGCGGTGTTGGAATGTTTAACGCCAGAGTCTCCACCGGTGCATTTCATGCGGATCTCCACGGCCCGCAGTGTGGAGCTGATCCAGCAGGGCAAGGAACGCGGCTTGCCGATCACAGCCAGTACAACCTGGATGCACCTACTCTGGACGACGGCAGATTTGGAGCACTATGATCCCAACCTCCGGCTGGATCCACCCTTAGGAACACCAGCGGATCGAGCGGCCCTTGTCCAAGCGATCGCTACGGGGGTATTAGATGCGATCGCCGTCGATCATACACCCCATACCTATGAAGATAAGACCGTTGCCTTCAATGAAGCGCCCCCTGGGGCCATTGGCCTGGAACTGGCCCTGCCCTTACTATGGGAAGCCTTTGTGGTAACAGGGCAATGGGATGCCCTGACCTTGTGGAGCTGCCTAAGTACGCACCCGGCTCTCTGCCTCCAGCAAGAACCACCCCAGATCGCTGTGGGGCAACCGGCAGAGCTAACCCTGTTTGCCCCCCATGCCGACTGGACCGTGACCCGACAAACCCTCCAGTCGCGATCGCACAATACTCCCTATCTCGGGCGATCGCTGCGCGGTCGGGTCATGCCCTGGGCGCAACTCATCGCCTCACTCTAG
- the rpsP gene encoding 30S ribosomal protein S16, which yields MIKLRLKRFGKKREASYRIVAMDSSARRDGRPLEELGFYNPRTDETRLDVDGILRRLQQGAQPTDTVRHILERASILERPVSKYAPKDSAVAVAEPIAETAIETAVEAAPSEDNSEAE from the coding sequence ATGATCAAACTGCGATTGAAGCGGTTCGGCAAGAAGCGTGAAGCCAGCTACCGCATTGTTGCTATGGATAGCAGCGCTCGTCGGGACGGACGCCCCTTGGAAGAACTAGGGTTCTACAATCCGCGTACCGATGAAACCCGTTTAGATGTCGATGGAATCCTCCGTCGCCTGCAGCAGGGTGCCCAGCCCACCGATACCGTTCGCCATATTCTAGAGCGCGCCAGCATCCTAGAGCGTCCCGTATCCAAGTACGCTCCTAAGGACTCCGCTGTGGCAGTTGCTGAACCCATTGCTGAGACCGCTATCGAGACTGCTGTAGAAGCGGCTCCATCTGAGGATAATTCCGAGGCTGAATAA
- the lepB gene encoding signal peptidase I, producing MSERPKPLSPDSHSISHETEEDGWVEWVKIFGVSIVLAFGIRHFIAEARYIPTESMLPTLQVNDRLIIEKISYRFRPPLRGEIIVFSPPEGLQRQQPDFHDALIKRVIGLPGDSVAIASGRVYINDQPIAEQYIAEVPNYEWGPVTIPEQSYFVLGDNRNRSNDSHFWGYVNEDDIIGRAVVRFWPLKRIGGINPVPLYPDQSYGSDRPWVAALPLVQGFHLSL from the coding sequence ATGAGTGAACGACCTAAACCACTAAGTCCTGATTCCCATAGCATCTCCCACGAGACCGAAGAAGACGGATGGGTCGAATGGGTAAAAATTTTTGGTGTGAGCATCGTGCTAGCCTTTGGTATCCGCCATTTCATTGCCGAAGCTCGCTATATTCCCACGGAGTCTATGCTGCCGACGCTGCAGGTCAACGATCGGTTGATTATTGAAAAGATCTCCTACCGGTTCCGACCACCCTTGCGGGGTGAAATTATTGTCTTCAGCCCCCCAGAAGGCTTGCAGCGGCAACAACCTGACTTTCATGATGCCTTGATCAAGCGTGTAATAGGGCTGCCGGGCGACAGCGTCGCCATTGCTAGCGGGCGAGTCTATATCAATGACCAGCCGATTGCGGAGCAATACATTGCTGAAGTGCCCAACTATGAATGGGGCCCTGTGACCATTCCTGAGCAGTCGTACTTCGTCCTCGGTGACAACCGCAATCGCAGTAACGATAGTCATTTTTGGGGCTATGTCAACGAAGATGACATCATTGGGCGGGCCGTCGTGCGCTTTTGGCCCCTCAAGCGCATCGGGGGCATTAATCCAGTGCCGCTCTATCCTGATCAAAGCTATGGAAGCGATCGCCCTTGGGTGGCGGCGTTGCCCTTAGTCCAAGGTTTCCATCTGTCTCTGTAG
- a CDS encoding urease accessory protein UreD has translation MTTAPIASHRPTGWHGQLHLSFDTDDTGRTYLAHRHARAPYKIQRPFYPEDGVCHGVMLHTAGGIVGGDRLSTTVDLAPHTHALLTTAAANKLYGSAGETATQSVTLNLGAGAWLEWLPQELIVFQGGRLHQTIRVELGDQALWLGWEITRFGRTARQETFTEGEWRSHTEVWQQGKPLWIDPQWLPASADLLTSPHGLAGYPVVGSFAILGRSPEADQLERARSLWAELNQPGDAGVTQLQSGYLCRYRGPSSGAARRWFTQVWQDVRQTWGDRPPCRPRVWPR, from the coding sequence ATGACCACTGCCCCCATCGCGTCCCACCGTCCCACTGGATGGCACGGGCAGTTGCACCTAAGCTTTGACACCGATGACACCGGGCGCACCTATCTGGCCCATCGCCATGCCCGCGCTCCGTACAAAATTCAGCGCCCCTTTTATCCAGAAGATGGGGTTTGCCATGGCGTGATGCTGCACACCGCAGGCGGTATTGTCGGGGGCGATCGCTTATCTACCACGGTAGATCTAGCGCCTCACACCCATGCCCTTCTCACCACGGCAGCAGCCAACAAACTCTATGGCAGCGCTGGCGAAACCGCGACCCAGTCCGTCACCCTGAACCTAGGGGCCGGAGCCTGGTTGGAATGGCTGCCCCAAGAGCTGATTGTCTTCCAAGGGGGACGGCTGCATCAAACCATTCGGGTTGAGCTAGGGGATCAGGCTCTATGGCTAGGCTGGGAGATCACGCGCTTTGGTCGCACCGCCCGCCAAGAAACCTTCACCGAGGGCGAGTGGCGATCGCATACGGAAGTGTGGCAGCAGGGCAAACCGCTGTGGATTGATCCCCAATGGCTACCGGCCAGCGCTGATCTGCTTACCAGCCCCCACGGGTTGGCTGGCTATCCCGTCGTCGGCAGTTTTGCCATCCTGGGGCGATCGCCGGAGGCCGATCAACTGGAACGGGCGCGATCGCTCTGGGCGGAGCTAAACCAGCCTGGGGATGCCGGGGTGACCCAACTGCAGTCGGGCTACCTCTGTCGCTATCGTGGCCCCTCCTCGGGTGCCGCTCGTCGTTGGTTTACCCAGGTCTGGCAGGATGTTCGCCAAACGTGGGGCGATCGCCCCCCCTGTCGTCCACGGGTTTGGCCTCGCTAG
- the ffh gene encoding signal recognition particle protein produces MFDALAERFEGAWKKLRGQDKISDANIQEALREVRRALLEADVSLQVVKDFVAEVQTRAQGAEVISGVRPDQQFIKLVYDQLVEVMGETNAPLAQAEEGPTIVLMAGLQGTGKTTASAKLALHLRKQDRSTLLVATDVYRPAAIDQLITLGKQINVPVFELGSDANPVEIARQGVARARDEGIDTVIIDTAGRLQIDQDMMGELAQVKEMVQPHEVLLVVDAMTGQEAANLTRTFHEQIGVTGAILTKMDGDTRGGAALSVRRISGQPIKFIGVGEKVEALQPFFPDRMASRILGMGDVLTLVEKAQEEVDFAEAEKMQEKILSAQFDFDDFLKQMRLLKNMGSLGGLMKLIPGMGKISSDQLEQGEVQLKRSEAMINSMTKEERKNPEILSGSPSRRKRVAQGSGHSLNDVSKLVSDFQRMRTMMQQMGSGQMPGMGMPGMGGMGNPFGGAPGGGMPGMGGGPRPGWRGYPGGGTAGKKKKKDKKKKGFGSL; encoded by the coding sequence ATGTTTGATGCCCTAGCCGAGCGATTTGAAGGAGCCTGGAAAAAGCTTCGCGGTCAAGACAAAATTTCCGATGCCAACATTCAGGAAGCCCTGCGGGAAGTGCGGCGGGCTTTGCTGGAGGCAGATGTCAGTCTGCAGGTGGTGAAAGATTTTGTCGCTGAGGTGCAAACCCGGGCGCAAGGGGCTGAGGTGATCTCCGGTGTCCGGCCCGACCAACAGTTCATCAAACTGGTCTATGACCAGCTCGTGGAGGTGATGGGGGAAACAAATGCTCCCTTAGCCCAAGCAGAGGAAGGGCCCACCATTGTGCTGATGGCCGGTTTGCAAGGGACAGGGAAAACCACTGCCTCGGCCAAGCTAGCGCTGCATCTGCGTAAGCAAGATCGCTCCACTCTGCTGGTGGCCACCGACGTCTACCGTCCGGCGGCGATTGACCAGTTGATCACCCTGGGTAAGCAGATTAACGTGCCGGTGTTTGAACTAGGCAGCGACGCCAATCCCGTGGAAATCGCCCGCCAAGGGGTGGCGCGAGCTCGGGACGAGGGCATTGATACGGTGATTATCGACACGGCAGGGCGGCTGCAAATTGACCAAGACATGATGGGCGAGTTGGCCCAGGTCAAGGAGATGGTGCAGCCCCACGAAGTTTTGCTGGTGGTGGATGCCATGACCGGGCAAGAGGCCGCCAACCTCACCCGCACCTTCCATGAACAAATTGGGGTCACCGGTGCCATTCTCACCAAGATGGATGGCGATACCCGAGGTGGTGCCGCCCTGTCGGTACGCCGTATTTCCGGACAGCCGATTAAGTTCATCGGGGTGGGCGAAAAGGTGGAGGCCCTACAGCCCTTCTTCCCCGATCGCATGGCCTCCCGCATTTTGGGCATGGGTGATGTGCTCACCCTGGTGGAAAAGGCCCAGGAAGAGGTGGATTTTGCTGAAGCAGAGAAGATGCAGGAGAAAATCCTCTCGGCTCAGTTTGACTTTGACGACTTCCTCAAGCAAATGCGCCTGTTGAAAAATATGGGCTCCTTGGGCGGCTTGATGAAGCTGATCCCCGGTATGGGCAAAATCTCCAGTGATCAGTTGGAGCAAGGTGAAGTCCAGCTCAAGCGATCGGAAGCCATGATCAACTCCATGACCAAGGAGGAGCGCAAAAATCCAGAGATCTTGTCCGGATCGCCCAGCCGCCGCAAGCGCGTTGCCCAAGGGTCAGGTCATAGCCTCAATGATGTCAGCAAGCTGGTCAGCGATTTCCAGCGCATGCGCACCATGATGCAGCAAATGGGCAGCGGGCAGATGCCAGGTATGGGGATGCCGGGGATGGGCGGCATGGGCAATCCCTTTGGCGGTGCTCCCGGCGGTGGAATGCCGGGCATGGGCGGTGGACCACGTCCTGGCTGGCGGGGCTACCCCGGTGGCGGCACAGCGGGCAAAAAGAAAAAGAAAGACAAGAAGAAAAAAGGCTTTGGCTCCCTCTAG
- a CDS encoding HhoA/HhoB/HtrA family serine endopeptidase — MAQHKPQWTDLSSLSPSSRGASLARIGLYVLLTVIGTSSVVLVDRWLAATPERASSSPPIELTEVRSDRSTPDPILGTSGQVLAARGDSFIADVVDEVGPAVVRIDAQRRIAALPGGFDDPALRRFFGNSGSPNMGQMTDGVGSGFILADDGLVITNAHVIDGADQVTVTLRDGREFEGEVVGQDPVTDVAVIRISASNLPIVRLGNADQIRPGEWAIAIGNPLGLDNTVTAGIISATGRSSADVRIPDKQVSFIQTDAAINPGNSGGPLLNDRGQVIGMNTAIIGGAQGLGFAIPINVVQDIANQLIANGRVQHPYLGIRMVELTEDVKQELNANLNRAQRLDIDQGVVVVEVAPGSPASLSGLQAGDVIQEIDGQAIATGQDIQDKVRSSDVGDRLQITLWREGATQSLTVQTGEFPSQMR; from the coding sequence ATGGCACAACATAAACCACAGTGGACAGATTTATCTTCATTATCACCGTCATCTCGGGGTGCGTCGCTGGCTCGTATTGGCTTGTATGTTCTACTAACCGTTATAGGTACGTCTAGTGTCGTTCTAGTCGATCGTTGGCTAGCAGCCACCCCAGAGCGAGCCAGTTCATCGCCGCCGATAGAGTTAACAGAGGTCAGGAGCGATCGCTCGACACCGGATCCAATTCTGGGCACATCGGGGCAGGTCTTGGCAGCTCGCGGGGATAGCTTCATTGCCGATGTAGTAGATGAGGTAGGGCCGGCGGTGGTGCGTATTGATGCCCAGCGGCGGATCGCTGCTTTGCCTGGCGGTTTTGACGATCCGGCATTACGGCGCTTTTTTGGCAATAGCGGTTCTCCCAACATGGGGCAGATGACCGATGGTGTTGGCTCAGGCTTTATCTTGGCTGATGATGGTTTGGTGATCACCAATGCCCATGTGATTGATGGAGCCGATCAGGTGACTGTCACCCTGCGGGATGGACGAGAATTTGAAGGTGAAGTGGTGGGGCAGGATCCGGTCACTGATGTGGCGGTGATTCGCATTAGCGCTAGCAACTTACCGATTGTGCGGTTAGGGAATGCTGATCAAATCCGTCCTGGGGAATGGGCGATCGCCATTGGTAACCCCCTCGGGCTAGACAATACGGTCACCGCTGGCATCATCAGCGCCACGGGACGCAGCAGTGCCGATGTCCGCATCCCCGATAAGCAAGTGAGCTTTATTCAAACCGATGCGGCTATTAATCCCGGCAACTCCGGTGGGCCGCTGTTGAACGATCGCGGCCAGGTGATCGGCATGAATACGGCGATCATTGGTGGGGCGCAGGGGCTAGGTTTTGCGATTCCTATCAATGTGGTGCAGGATATTGCCAATCAGCTCATTGCTAATGGTCGTGTTCAGCATCCCTATCTAGGCATTCGCATGGTGGAACTCACCGAGGATGTCAAGCAAGAGCTGAATGCGAATCTCAACCGCGCCCAGCGACTCGATATCGATCAGGGTGTGGTGGTGGTAGAGGTAGCGCCAGGTTCCCCTGCGTCCCTAAGTGGCCTGCAAGCTGGAGATGTGATTCAGGAGATTGATGGGCAGGCGATCGCCACCGGACAAGATATTCAAGACAAGGTGCGCAGTAGTGATGTGGGCGATCGCCTGCAGATCACCCTATGGCGTGAGGGTGCCACCCAATCACTGACGGTGCAAACGGGAGAATTTCCGTCGCAGATGCGCTAA